Within the Vigna angularis cultivar LongXiaoDou No.4 chromosome 10, ASM1680809v1, whole genome shotgun sequence genome, the region AGATTAAGCATTTTCTTtgttaacaatttttcttttctaacaaAATAGTTGTTTTTGCAATAAACCCGTTTCACTTCCTGGCTTACCTACTACATTCACCAATTTGGTGATGATTTAAAGTTAGAATAAAAGTACCAAAAGTCAAGTAAAATAAGATTACCCAGAAATCCATGCAATGATGAAGATAAGACCTGGGGCAATGTTTGGCATAGCAGTTCCCATTGCTGGCGAAGTTAGATCGAGTCCCTTGAGGAATAAATACTGGAACAACAGTCTGCATAACAATGCCAGtgtaaagaaaaacaagaatgttttatcaaattttagaaATCGAAAGAACCCAACAAAAAAACCCGATACGTGacaaaaggaaattaaattacattttcttaCCCTCCAAACGATAGACACAATAGCTGTTTAATCAACTTGAAATCACAATTCTTCGGCCACTTGCTCCTGCAATAGATGCAACATAAATTaatcttcaagaaattcaaTCCAAGCAAAAAAGCAGAAGcctttttatgatttatatagAAGTTGGAAGCAGAGAGAAAGAACCtttcaaagaaaaatgaaacGGGGAACAGAACAAGGAATGTAGCCAAAGAAGTCAAAATGATAATGGTGAGAGAGCTGAAGCCTAATGATAATGCATAACCCATGAACACAGCATTCCCTGCATAGATAAATTGGACtccaaccaatcctcctataaTTGCCACATCTTCTATAGTTCCCCTACTCATCTTTTCCTCCAAACAAACTGATCAAAAGGGTTCTTTGATTTCTGTTACCGAGAGAGGAACTTATCCTCTCTTCAGTCTCTCTTTTCGTTTTCTCAACACCACCACCTTTTTTCTGACTCCTCTTCAATTCTGTTTCCAATGTCAGATTGCATTTGCTTGTTTCAGGAAATAGTAATGCGTATGCTAACTGTTATGATTATGATTCCTCTGCATTTGCCTCTTTTGGTAAATCTTCGGTTCATAACATACTTGAACCAACCAACCTTCACGATGGTTGTGTCCATACCAACCATGGCCAGACCTGTTTTACTATTGCTCCGTTTTCCGGTACATAAATAGTGATGATTGGTTGGTTGGCGTTGATATGGTTCTTTTTTCTAATtctatattttttcctttacaATAATAGAAGATTATCATCCCTCCCTTTTTGCTACTCAACagatgaaagagaaattttGACAGATATTTCGAAAAGTTCGATTAACTTTATATGTGGATTCAATCAACGGTGTGGAAGCGAGTTCGAATAATCTAGTCTTCACCTGCATACAATTTTTTACCCTTGAAGGGCCGAATCTGAAAAGTCaaaacttttgtaaaagaacaGAGTGAGAATATATTAGAAAAAGGTTGTTCTATCCTAATTCACAGATCGCAAGAAAATCATAGCagattttttctaatttcaacAAACTGCTTTAACTCAactatatttttgttgatttgaTTTAGTCATTAGGTGGATTGATTTTTAAGAAacctaattataattattataaaatatctaattcgattaacatttttctcttaaaagttcattttttaaattatttaatcaaatatttcaatctttccaatcataattgaattaaatctctcaataaaaaatttatgtccaacctaattaaatttaattgattaaattatattggctttaaatattatttttcagatGGGGAAGTGTAATACAGTTAGAATAATGATAAGTATATGAAAGTATCTAAGTAATATAAGAGCAAGTacaaaataaagttaacaatacATATGTAGTGTTTATAATCTACTTACAGTTTTATATTGTAAACACTGATCACAACCTAGGGCATGCGAAGGTTTGTATGCAATGAAGCACGCAAATTCCCATTACTATATAGTGCCAACACCTTCAATCATATCGGTAACATCGGACAAGGTAATTTTCATTTGGTTGATGTTGCTGCGGTGCATTCCGAATGTGGAACAAATGCTGAGTTAGCGTTATTTGAGGCTCTTCGTGGAGTTAAACCAAATTCTTTTGCACTTGTTAACCTAATTGGACTTGCCAGTGAACTGAAGTGTCCCTCGTTCGGAAAACAACTCCACAGTTACGTTTCACGTTCCGGCTATTTTTCCCACATCCATGTCTCCACCTCCCTCGTCAAATTTTACGTCAGAATGCGTTCTTTTAGTGACGCACGCGCACTGTTCGATGAAATTTCTGAACCGAATGTCGTTACTTGGAACACTATGATATCTGGGTACGTTCACGCTGGCCAGTTTCGAAGCGCTTTGACGTTTTTCACGCGCCTATACAGGTCCCACGTTCGTGCCGATGCGTTTTCGTTCACGTCTGTGTTGTTTGCTTGTTCCCAACTGAGTCTCTTCAAACTTGGAAGCTCAATTCATTGCAAGACAGTGAAACTGGGCATGGATGATAGCACTGTGGTTGCAAACTGCTTGATTGACATGTATGGGAAATGCGGGCCTGTGGAACAAGCTGTAAAGGTGTTCTCCGAAACTGTTGAGAAGGACGATATTTCTTGGAACTCAATCATAGCGGCAAGTGCTAACAACGGATACATTGAACTTGCTTACAGGCTTTTGCACCTTATGCCCAACCCTGATACCGTTTCCTATAATGGCCTCATAAATGGAATTGCTCAGGTGGGGAACATGGAAGATGCTGTTCGGGTTTTGTCAAGTCTGCCAAATCCAAATTCTTCTTCATGGAATTCTGTAATTACGGGATTTGTGAATAGGAATCGAACTTGGGAAGCTTTGAACATGTTCTGTAAAATGCACTTGAGAAATGTACAGAAAGATGAGTTCAcattttcaatcattttaaGTGGAATTGCCGGTTTGGCTGCCTTAAAGTGGGGAATGTTGATTCATTGCTGCACGGTAAAGTGCGGTTTAGATGTTTCTGTAGTTGTTGGGAGTGCCCTTATTGACATGTACTCGAAATGTGGGCAAGTTAAGAATGCTGAATCAATCTTCCATTCACTGCATAACAAGAATTTGGTGAGCTGGAATGCAATGATATCTGGCTATGCTCGCAATGGTGATTCTGGATGTGTTATCCGTCTCTTCAAGTTGCTGAAAATGGAAAGAGATATAAAACCTGATGGTATCACGTTTCTTAACCTCATATCCGCTTGTTCCCATGATGAAATACCATTAGAAGTTGCACTTGCTTACTTTCAATATATGATTGATGAATATAAGATTGCGCCATCCATTGAGCATTGTTGCTCAATGATACGGCTCATGGGGCAACAAGGTGAGCTGCGGAGAGCAGAAAGCATGATACATGAATTTGGTTTTGAGTCGTGTGGAGTGGTTTGGAGGGCTTTGCTTGGTGCTTGTGGAACTCAGGAAGATTTACAAGTAGCAGAGATTGCAGCTGCCAAGGTGATTGAATTGGAGAGGGATGAAGATTATGTTTATGTGATGATGTCTAACATGTATGCATCTTTTGGGAGATGGGAAGATGTAAATTTAATTAGGGGACTCATGAGCAGGAAAAGACTTAAGAAAGAAGCGGGTTTTAGTTGGATAGAAATAGATAGCTCAGTCTCGTCTCTGTGAACGTAAAGTAAGGGAGCTGTGTTCTCGAAGCCAGGAatcaacaaaatattgaaacagCCAGCATTGTCAAAAGTACAGTTCTGATTACCTCACCCCGAAGAGGATCAACTAAGCATTAACCATGGGTGATGACAATGGGTAAGAAAATGTGCAAGAGAAAAAAGTATTGagggaagagagagagagagagagagcggTTAACCATAcaacattattatatatactattcacattatttatttaatccttttatttattttcaaaattctattTGATGCCATTATAAATACAAGGTTggcataaataattttaaaaaaaatctatgttATAATTTCTGTTCAAATGAAGCTAGCAGTGATAGTTAAAGATGCAGTGATTGATTTCAGTACAATTTCCACATATTCTTGTGTCGTTAGCTAAATTTTGACGGAAACAGAgaacattgaattttttttagaagaTCAAAGGAGCAAAAATAAGCATTTTAAAAACAGAATCCTCAAATTGAATTTCCTGAAGAGATTAAAAAGTActtaaacttataatattaaattttgtttttacataaATCCTGAAAATACTGTATTATACTTCTATATAAAACCTTACAATACTATATTATACACTTACCATCCCtgtactcttttttttttttttgtttaattaaataatttatttcattggGTGAACTATGTACGTACTGGATAATATTTCAATATCTGTGTCTTTCCTATTATAGCTTATTTGTACTTCACCTTGGAGAGGCAAAACATAACAGTCGTTATGCCGggcaatttaaaaatatataagtttagtGTCAAGTACTTTGGAGAAGGATTCTGGAAAAATCTGACTCTAATGACCTACGAAGAAACtcatgtttttatataattttcatataaactAGAGCGTAGTCTATAGAGTGTGCTTTGATATAACATTACTTTCCGTCTCTAACTTCCGAACCTGATGGGCAAGGGatgtggaataattagaaattgTGAAGTTGGACCAATCCACACTGGAAAGCAAATTCGACCCCAAATAGCAAAATAAGAGAAGCCTTGGGCGGGAATGTTAGTTAAGATTGATACCTTTTACGACCATGTGACAGTTATACTTCTGTCTATCTTCAATACATATAGAATCCTTAGTTCCTCCCACTACAGAGGTTAGGTTAGCCATTAACTTACGGAATCTTATTCTATCCTCTTACATCAACTTCCTCATTTTTCATTGCCTTCTTTTTTTATTCCACAAACCTTTTCATTTCAATCTTTCCTTTTCCATCGGTCTTGTACTGCAATTTTTCCTCAAATCCAATCAAAAGTGTACTCACCTTTCCCCTCAGAAAAGTTCTGTGGTGCATCTCATTTTCTATGTAGGGGAATTAAACAAATATCTATTGTACCCAAAAAAATCAAAGGTCCCATATAAGATGAATCACAAGGGCTTCGCCCACGTGATTGAACTTTACTTTCTGtgctttcttttcctttttacatacacatatatatgatcaaagaattaaaatacaagtaatgaaaaaatcaaacacataaaaataatacgACCAGGGCAAGAGAAAGGGTGGTCCATCTGAAGAAACGGGCTTCCAAGCCAATTGCAGCGTTTAATGAATTTTGGGACTGCAACAAAGAACTAAAAGTGAAGTTTGGGTTAGAGCCATAGAGAGATTGGACTCCTGCCACGTCATCAATCTTCAAGTCAACCTTCTTTCTCCTGGGGCTCAGGCTTGGGTACATGACTGCTTCTTTCACCGATGAGTGACCCAACCCAAGCACGTGACCTATCTCGTGCGTGGCCACGGATTCCAAATCAACGGCCACCCTCGAATCTTCGCGCTCGAAATCCACGGACCACATTTCCGCCGCATCCAAATGGAATCTCCCGTTCTGAGGGGAGAACGCGTGAGCCAGAACCCCCAAAACTCCATCAAACGGTTCTCCATCGCCGTGATCCCCGAGATAAAACCCAATCGTTATGTCCGCCTTATCGTACTCCGGCGTCTCCCGGAAGCTCACCGGGATCACCGACGCCCACCGCGAAAACGCGCGCTCGAACACCGCTCGAATTTCCGGCACGCTCACCCTATCGATCATGTTATACGGCGAGAACGCATACGTGAGAGTCATCGGAGTTCCACGCGTCCACCGCGGCTTCCCGTTGAAGTAAGCGTAGTGACGCGCTGCGTGGATTCCATGCGTGGCGGCGTCGGAGACGCCGCACCTCGGCGCCATGATGGCGGATATAGTATCGGAGTCAAGTTTTCCGGTGACTGGCAGGCCGAGGCGCTTCTGGTAACGGAAGACGGCGGTCTCGAACTGGGAATCGAAGGTGTCCGTGAAGTTCGGCGTTGTTTCGGGGAGAGCGAGGTAACCGAAACGGTGGAAGTACTTTTTCAGTTCCGACATGCCGCTGACGTGGCTGCCTCGCTCGGCGTACAAGAACTTGGAGAAATCGTGCCACGTGGCGTTGTGCGTTTGTGTTTTTTGGGATTCGGAGGTTATTACGGTTACGGATTCTGGTACGATCCTGGCGGGAAAACAAGGGTGACAAAGGAAGATGGCCACACCGAGGAAGAACAAGTTAAAGTAACTGAAAAACAGAAACATAACTATTCGCTATGGTAGTTATGTTGTTACGGGGGAACAATCGAAAGAGCACAGAGCTGAATTATTAAACCCCGAATAAAAAGAAAGGTTATTGAAAAACAGAATATGTGACAGGCGGTATTATCATAACTGTGAGTTTAGAATCATATATATGTATGCGTATGGAGTTTGTCTTTGGTGATGGAAGTAAATTAGGGTTATAAAGATAAGAAGATTCTGCCTTTTTGGATGGGGGATCGTGACATCTTTTCATGAGTGACGATGGTGGGTAAACTCTACTTTCTGtttctaattaaataaatattacttcAAATTTTACCTCTTGTTGTTGGTGATTGAATTCGCAGTTGGATACGGTTAGTTCCAGTTTAGTTGGTTGACGGAGAACAAGACTTATGTTTGTTGACCCAATTTGGTTTCAGGAAAACGTTTTTAGGTTGTGATATGTTTGAGAAATAACTAAGAAATGGTGACAAATAAGACTTAAATTCCTGAATTAAAACTCCTTTTTTTATATGGTGCCCTACAATACGTTGATCTTCCAATTAATTATATGGCCCATAATTGAATTTGTGTATTGGGTTTTTTTCCATTTCATAGGTCAGATAGTGCTGCGAGTTTGGTCCGAAGAACAGAATTCTACGTTCAACAAAAGGCGATCGTAGTTTGGGTGGTTTCTATTCCATCTCTTGTCCTCCTCATTTGCGTCTCCTTTTCACCCGCACACTGTCGTATTTTAAGATGAAATTTCTCAAAccaaattcaattcaaattcataaaagTAATTATTGAAAACATAATGAGTGgatattgtattttattgtaaCGAGTATAATTAAAATCAGACTGTTAGTTGAAACAGTAAAAAACAGGAGGGAAAGGGTCAACGCAAGAGTAGTGTTAATATATACTTTAACAAATAGTTTACAGCACGTAAACACtctttaaaccttttcaaaacaATGAAGTTGGGAAGATGACCAAAACTAGAGACATGGTTAAGGATTTTGGTTCTTTTGCTGTTGACTTGAGTTAATGTTTTATTGTATGGGGACGGTTAAGATCGTACTGATGTATGCATTAGGTTTGAATACGCCATTAATTAGGTTTATCTAGATGATGGAAGTGGCACTAGCATTCATGAATTATTTCGTAATGGGGTTGCTTTCTCAGTCCCCACATTtcccaattttatttttcattccaTTAAAAAGGTCTCAAACGTTGTTGTTACTGTGACGAAACTCTGAAAACTGAAACCctgttcaattaattataaacaaacAGAAGCAGTGTAGAAACGCAAAATTTATGAACCTGCGAAAGGTTATGGAATTGGTCTCACAATTTCACTGTATTATTCAAAGCTTGACTCCGATTTTCTATATCTCAAAAGCAGCGActttaacccttttttttccTGTCCTGTGTTTGGTtcaatatttgaagaataacacttatatatttattattatttaatatattttgaaaaaacatCAAACTATACGTCTGAAGTAACAAACACGTAACAGATAACACGTGCGACGTCGGAATCAATTGCAAAATAGAATCTTAGCCCTTGAATCAAACAATATTTCCAATAATTTCTAACACATTTGTGAAGGAATAATTCAttgtttttatgtaattttaaatttattattttgtttatccCTATAAAGTATTGTGAGTTTTTGTGTCGATGAATTAAGTGAGAAGAACACTTTAAAAATCATTCGCAGTaaagattaattaatatattagtaatatttaaaaaaaaattggtgaatGTGCAATGAATTGGTAGAACATAATGGAAACACAAAGGTGGGCGTGGTAAACCTGCCATGATTTTGAAAACCACCTTCTAAAATGTAACTTTCAATAGCCTAATTATTAGATATTAGATTTGAGGGCTTGTGcttgtttttgttgatttacCGCGGGAAATTTTGTCTATTCATTTTCCTCTCctttaactaaaaattatttaaactatttCAAAATTAACATCTGTTACAtgttcttaaaaatatattacctttgataaaattattataaagaaatattGATTTTTCACAGTACAAATAATATgctttttaaaatacaaataaatacatCCTACGAAAATTTGATGGCCCGGTCAACCTATTCACCTAATTTAATGTATATTGATAGTTGATATacattaaaatagttttacttTCAATAAATTTTGGAGTAATTTTTTGTCAGaataaattcttatttaaaCGCGCACTAAAAGTTTCGTGGTGAATGGATTTTCTCTCTAATGTTAGACGTAGATGGCTTCTAATTCACATAATGAGTGAATATTAGAAAACTTGTAGACTTGTACCACTCAATAATTTTTTGAGGGTTCCTCACTGCACCTCTCCAAtttctccctgcacctcccaaaatttttctattttactaAAATGGCCTTTGGTAAAAATGATTTTACTTTTACCTTTTaacttttacttctttttcttaaaaaaaaccttaatCCCCTTTCCTCTTGTTGCAGCCGCAACACTTCACCCCCTATCCTAGCTTCACatatttcttctccttctctctttctcttgtTCCGTCTTTCACTCCCAcactttttaaaactttaatccCCTTTCCTTCTTACTACAGTGCCACAAGACCCTACTCCCCCCACCCCCTTATTTCACATtaatttcttctccttctctctttctctttccccttcttccactctCATACTTTTGAATTTTCTCTCCTCCTCTTTCTCTTGTATCTTTTCATCTCTTCTTCAAGTTCAAAGGCTCCCTTTCAgtgcttttattttttagtttggtTCTTCGTTGAATCTTCAACGAAAATGGAGAACCGTTGGATCTTCAACGGAAATGGAGATCCGTTggatcttcaacggatgtcaatatccgtCAACGGATCTTCCATTTCCGTTTAggttttcaacatttttattttattgtttttaaccttttactgaggggcaaacATGGAATGAGGTGGTGGAGGAAAAAGCATGTGATGGTGTAGGGAGAAAccctctaattttttttatggataatccaattttaatttcagtAAGCCCATTTCAGTAGTTCGATTTGAATAAGCTTAACATATTTCAATTTAGTGGTCTTCCATCATGGGCCCCTTTAGAAGAACAAAAAAACAACCTGGGATtgtggaattaaaaaaaattgtaacttgCCCTTTTTGGAGCCATCAAAATTCAATTCATCCTCATCCTTGGAAAAGACATTTCTTCCCACatcatttcattaaaatttaaataataagagTATAAAgacatgtaaaatatttttaaatttgaatatttaattttatttttattattttttaaaacatatttttaaattttatcaactttgttttgttttattaatatttgtaattttaataaatattttgattcttatgaaattttatttgaatacttAATTtggaatatttaatattaaatacttaataataCGATGTTTTCTTTGCAATTTTTTGAAAGTATGTGATTCAAAATACAGATTGTTATATAAATCTTTGTATttcacattatatatatttcagaaatttgaaatgagttttttcataaataaacttCTAAAAAGAGACAATAAACCATTGAGAGCAGTGATTGAAAGAAAAGTTTGTTGGTTTTAATTCATGTAAGGAAATACACTCGCAGAGGAAGATATCACTCCAGGAATGCAACTCCTTTGATAAACTTGCAAAGGACTTACGGGTGTACGAGGGTGAACTGGTTAGTTCTtggggtgcagaaagaaatgtttttttaatagaaataacGGAATGAATTTAGGCccaaagattttttaaaatctgataaatgattttttagaGTTATTTTCAGAAATTGGAGACACAGGATAAAATCATTGAAAACAGTCCGCCGATTATACTGCAGTGATTTATGTGGactgaatatattttattttcgtttAAATGTTTTagattagataaaaaaattaaaaatagtagtTCAAATTGACTGGGTTAAAAAATTTTGGATCACTTTTCATATGCAGATATTTACATTTTCTAACatgattattacatttttttttctagagtTATTAGACTGGT harbors:
- the LOC108335437 gene encoding putative pentatricopeptide repeat-containing protein At5g47460, which gives rise to MRRFVCNEARKFPLLYSANTFNHIGNIGQGNFHLVDVAAVHSECGTNAELALFEALRGVKPNSFALVNLIGLASELKCPSFGKQLHSYVSRSGYFSHIHVSTSLVKFYVRMRSFSDARALFDEISEPNVVTWNTMISGYVHAGQFRSALTFFTRLYRSHVRADAFSFTSVLFACSQLSLFKLGSSIHCKTVKLGMDDSTVVANCLIDMYGKCGPVEQAVKVFSETVEKDDISWNSIIAASANNGYIELAYRLLHLMPNPDTVSYNGLINGIAQVGNMEDAVRVLSSLPNPNSSSWNSVITGFVNRNRTWEALNMFCKMHLRNVQKDEFTFSIILSGIAGLAALKWGMLIHCCTVKCGLDVSVVVGSALIDMYSKCGQVKNAESIFHSLHNKNLVSWNAMISGYARNGDSGCVIRLFKLLKMERDIKPDGITFLNLISACSHDEIPLEVALAYFQYMIDEYKIAPSIEHCCSMIRLMGQQGELRRAESMIHEFGFESCGVVWRALLGACGTQEDLQVAEIAAAKVIELERDEDYVYVMMSNMYASFGRWEDVNLIRGLMSRKRLKKEAGFSWIEIDSSVSSL
- the LOC108335477 gene encoding metalloendoproteinase 1-MMP produces the protein MFLFFSYFNLFFLGVAIFLCHPCFPARIVPESVTVITSESQKTQTHNATWHDFSKFLYAERGSHVSGMSELKKYFHRFGYLALPETTPNFTDTFDSQFETAVFRYQKRLGLPVTGKLDSDTISAIMAPRCGVSDAATHGIHAARHYAYFNGKPRWTRGTPMTLTYAFSPYNMIDRVSVPEIRAVFERAFSRWASVIPVSFRETPEYDKADITIGFYLGDHGDGEPFDGVLGVLAHAFSPQNGRFHLDAAEMWSVDFEREDSRVAVDLESVATHEIGHVLGLGHSSVKEAVMYPSLSPRRKKVDLKIDDVAGVQSLYGSNPNFTFSSLLQSQNSLNAAIGLEARFFRWTTLSLALVVLFLCV